The sequence TTTGGTCGCGAAGAAGAATTGCGCGCACTGATGACCCTGAAAGCCGGCGAGCTGTATGCCGGCGACAAGCTCACCGCCAGCGTCAAGAAGATTTCCGAACGCATGGGTAACTTCGGCTACGCCTTCGCCAACGTCAATGCCAATCCGCAGATCGATCGTGCCAAAAAAGAAGTCGCGTTCACGATCCTGATCGACCCGGGCAAGCGCGTCTACGTGCGCCGGATCAATGTGGCTGGCAATACCAAGACCCGCGACGAAGTCGTCCGGCGCGAATTCCGCCAGTTTGAAAATTCATGGTACGACGGTGAAAAAATCCGCCTGTCGCGCGACCGTGTCGACCGTCTCGGCTATTTCAAGGAAGTCACGATCGATACGCCGGAAGTGTCGGGCACGACGGACCAGGTCGATATCAATATGGCGGTCACCGAAAAGCCGACCGGCAACATCCTGATCGGTGCCGGTTTTTCGAGTAGCGAAAAGCTGACGCTGACCGGGTCGATCCAGCAGGCCAACGCGTTCGGCAGCGGCACCACGATCGGTCTCGATGTCAACACCAGCAAGCGCAATCGCACCATCGCGCTGTCGCAATCGAATCCGTATTTCACCGATGACGGTGTCAGCCGCAGCTACGAAACCTTCCTGCGTACGACCCGTCCGCCGGACATCAACACTGGCGATTACCGGGTTCAGCAGCTCGGTGCCAACATGAAATTCGGCGTGCCGTTTTCTGAGCTTGATACGGTGTTTTTCGGTGCCGGCGTCGAGCGCACCCGGGTTGAAACCTTTACCGGCAATCCGTTGCACAACGACAGTCCGGAACTGTACAAGACCTACGTGCGCAACTTTGGCGATGGCACGAACGCCACCACCAACAGTTTCCCGCTGACCATCGCGTGGCAGCGTGACAGCCGCGATAGCGCCTTGTCACCATCGGCCGGTCGCTATCAGCGCGCCAACCTTGAAGTGGCACCGCTGGGCGACCTGAAATACTACCGGGCGATTTATCAGCACCAGTATTTCCTGCCGCTGTTTCGCACCATCACGCTGGCGACCAATGCCGAGCTCGACTACGGTCGCGGTTTTGGCGGCAAGGCTTACCCGATCTTCAAGAACTTCTACGCCGGTGGTATCGGTTCGGTACGCGGTTTTGACAGTTCGTCGCTGGGGCCAAAAGCACTGAACGGCGATCCGCTCGGTGGTTCGTCGCGCGTGATCATGAATGCCGAATTACAGTTCCCGTTCCCGGGTTCGGGGGCCGATCGCAGCTTGCGCTGGTACACCTTCGTCGATGGCGGTAATGTGTTTGCCGATCGCCAGAAAATCCAGTTTTCGGAAATGCGTTACTCGGCCGGTATCGGTATCAGCTGGGTCTCGCCGGTCGGTCCGTTACGCCTGAGCTATGGTAAGCCGCTCAATGCCAAACCGGATGATCGCCAGCAAAGCTTCCAGTTCCAGCTCGGCCAGGGTTTCTGACCGGCCACTGGCATAATCACGTTTTTGCATTGCGGAGAATCGCCTTGAAGTTACCGTCACCCACTCTCACTGCCATCCGGCTTGTCGCCGTCGCGACGCTGTGCATGGCATCGCAGGCGCACGCACAGGAAAGCCGGATTGGCTTCGTCAACACCGAGCGCATCTTCCGGGAAGCCACGCCAGCCAAGACGGCACAGGTCAAGATTGACCAGGAGTTTTCCAAGCGCGAAAAAGAACTGCAGGAAGTCGCCGCGCGCCTGAAGGCCATGTCCGAAAAGCTCGACAAGGATGTCGCGGTGATTACCGAGTCCGATCGTTCCCGCCGGCAGCGCGAGCTGACTGATCTGGACAAGGATTTTCAGCGCAAGCAGCGTGAATTCCGTGAAGACCTGAACCAGCGCAAGAACGAAGAGCTGGCCTCGGTACTCGAACGGACAACACGGGTCATCAAGCAAATCGCCGAAGCCGAGAAGTACGACATCGTGTTCCAGGACGCGGTTTATGCCAGTCCGCGTATCGACATCACCGACAAGGTACTGAAGGCCCTGAACAAGTAAGCGGCCATCGGGAACGACACTTCCGACACAGCATTTTCGACGAAAGGCCACCATGCCCATGCTACTGGCTGATCTGGTTGCCCGGCTGGGCGGCCAGCTGATCGGCGAGGCCGGATTGCGCATCAGCGGCATTGCGCCGCTCGACCACGCCGGCCAGGATCACATTACCTTTCTGACCAACCCCAAGCTGCGCGCCAGCGCGGCCACGACGCAAGCAGCAGCAATCATCCTGTCGCCTGCGGACCATGCATTGCTGGGCACCGAATTCGCCGGCAGCCGCATCGTCACCGACAATCCGTACGCCTATTTCGCCCGTGTCGCGCAAGTATTTGCCGCCGGCGCGGCATTGCCGTATCCGGCCGGCATTCATCCGGCTGCCTGTGTCGATCCGTCGGCAAGCATTGCCCCCAGCGCCCATGTCGGACCGCACGTCGTCATCGAAGCCGACGTCGCGATCGGTGACGACGTGGTTCTCGAAGCCGGTTGCTTTATCGGTCATGGCGCACGGATCGGTGCCGGCACGCGCTTTCATGCGCGGGTAACGTTCCAGTCGCGTTGCGAGATCGGCGCGCGCGGGATCATTCATTCGGGTGCGGTGATCGGCGCGGACGGCTTCGGGTTTGCCAACGAACGCGGTGCCTGGATCAAGATTCCGCAGACCGGCCGCGTGATGATTGCCGACGATGTCGAGATCGGAGCCAACACCTGCATCGACCGTGGCGCGCTGGCCGACACCATCATCGACGAGGGCGTCAAGCTCGATAACCAGATCCAGATCGGTCACAACTGTCATATCGGCGCACATACGGCGATGGCCGGTTGTGTCGGCGTCGCCGGCAGCGCGGTCATCGGCAAATACTGCACGTTTGGCGGTGCGGCCATGGTGCTCGGACACCTGACGATCGCCGATAAGGTTCATATTTCATCCGGTAGCATGGTCACGCGTTCGATCCATGAAGCCGGCCAGTACACCGGTTTCTATCCGCTGGCCAAAAACGCCGACTGGGAAAAAACTGCCGTCGTCGTGCGTAATTTGGGCACGATGCGTGAGAAAATCCGCACGCTGGAAAAAACCGTCAAATCGCTCACAGAAAAGAAGAATGAATAGCCTAGACATCAATCAGATCAAACTCTATTTGCCGCATCGCTATCCGATGTTACTGGTCGACCGGGTACTCACCTGGGAATCCGGCAAGACGATTACCGCGATCAAGAACGTCACTGCCAACGAAGAATTTTTCAATGGGCACTTTCCGCACAAGCCGGTGATGCCGGGCGTGCTGATGATCGAGGCGCTGGCGCAGACTGCCGCGCTGCTGTCATTCCTGTCGCTGGGTCAGAAGCCCGACGAAAACAGCATCGTGTATTTCCTTGGTATCGACGGCGCGCGCTTCAAGCGTCCGGTCATTCCGGGCGATCAGATCCGCATGGATGTCGAGATCGTGCGCCACACCCGTGGCATCTGGAAATACAAGGCCCGCGCCACCGTCGATGGCCAGTTGGCCGTCGAAGCCGAGCTGATGTGCACGATGCGCAGTGCAACCGACGCGACCCAGCCGGTGGTTGGCTAATGACGATGCGGATACATCCGACTGCGCTGATCGACCCGAAGGCCGTGCTGGATAGTACGGTCGAAGTGGGGGCCTACTCGATCATCGGTCCCGACGTCGAGATCGGTGCCGGCACCAAGATTGGTCCGCATGTCGTCATCGACGGCCATACCCGCATCGGTGCCGGCAATACGTTTTTTCAGTTCTCGTCGATTGGTGCCGCGCCGCAGGACAAGAAATACGCGGGCGAACCGACCCGGCTCGAGATCGGTGACCGCAACGTCATCCGCGAATTCTGTACCTTCAACATCGGCACCGCGCAGGATGTCGGCGTCACTCGCCTGGGCAACGATAACTGGATGATGGCGTATGTCCATCTGGCGCATGACTGCCAGGTCGGCAACCACACGATCTTTGCCAACAATGCCCAACTGGCAGGGCATGTGCAGGTCGGCGACTGGGCCATCATGGGCGGCTTTTCGAATGTGCATCAGTTCTGCAAGATCGGTGCCCATGCGATGGTCGGCATGAGCACCAGCCTGACGCAGGACGTGCCGCCGTTCGTGATGTTGTCCGGCAATCCGGCAGCGGCCCACGGCATCAATGTCGAAGGCCTCAAGCGACGCGGCTACAGCCGCGAGCAGATCACGGCCATCCGTCATGCGTACAAGCTGATCTACAAATCCGGTCTGACCATGGAGCAAGCCAAGGCGGCGCTGCAAGCCGAAGAGGCCAGCGTTGCGGCCGGCTGCGTGCCGGCACTGGTACTGATGCGTGAATTTCTGGAGAACACCAGCCGTGGCATTGTCCGCTGATCCGGCCGGCACCGTCATTGCGATGGTGGCCGGGGAAAGTTCCGGCGACTTGCTGGCCAGCCGCTTGCTGGCCGGCTTGCGGCCGCAACTGCCGCAGGCGCGCATGCACGGTATCGGCGGTCCGCACATGGCCGAATACGGTTTCACCAGCGACTGGCCGATGGAAAAACTGTCAGTGCGCGGCCTGTTCGAAGTGCTGGCCCATTACCGCGAAATCACCAATATCCGTAACTCGCTGCGTGCCGGCCTGATGGCCGAACGGCCGTCGGTGTTCATCGGTGTCGATGCGCCGGACTTCAACCTCGGTCTCGAAACCGACCTGAAAAAAGCCGGTATCCCGACCATGCATTTCATTAGCCCGTCGATCTGGGCCTGGCGCGGTGGCCGCATCAAGAAAATCGAGCGTGCGGTCTCGCACATGCTGGTGGTGTTTCCGTTCGAAGAGGCGATCTATCGCAATGCCGGTATCGCCGCGACCTATGTCGGCCATCCGCTGGCCGAGATCATCCCGATGACGCCCGATGTGGCAGCAGCCCGTATCGCACTGAAGTTGCCGCCACGCGCCACCGTCGTGGCGATTATGCCGGGCAGCCGGATGTCGGAACTCAAATACAATGCCGCCGCTTTCGTGGCGGCAGCCAGCCTGCTGCAGGAGCGCGATCCGATGATCCGTTTCATCGCACCGATGGCGGGGTTGGAGCAGGGGCGTTACTTTACCGAACTGGTCGATGCGGCCGGCTTGTCCGAGGTGCCCGTTCAGTTGCTGTATGACCAGTCGCATCTTGCGATGGCGGCGGCCGATATCGTGCTGGTAGCGTCGGGTACCGCGTCGCTGGAAGTGGCGCTGTTCAAGAAGCCGATGGTGATTGCGTACAAGATGTTGCGGGCGTCATGGGAAATCATGCGTCACATGGGCTACCAGCCATGGGTCGGTTTGCCCAACATCCTGGCGCAGGAATTCATCGTGCCGGAATTGCTGCAACAGGCTGCCACACCGCAGGCGATGGCCGATGCCTTGTGGCAGCAACTCAATGACGTGAACGGCCGGGCGACGCTGGTCGAACGCTTCACGCACATGCACCATGCGCTGCTGCGCGACACGGCCCGTGAAAGTGCCAATGCGGTGCTGGCGCTGATCGATCAATCGCGTCCGGCAACTTCATAAACGATGGCGACCTTGACTAAGCTGACTGCTTCTCTCCCCCTGTATGACTACCCCGGTGAACTGGTGTGCGGCGTCGATGAAGCCGGCCGCGGCCCGCTCGCCGGCCCGGTGTTTGCCGCTGCTGTGATCCTCGATCCGGCTCATCCGATTGCCGGTTTGCGCGATTCCAAGAAGCTCACCGAAGCGCGCCGCGACGCGCTGGCCATCGAGATCAAGGCGCATGCGCTGGCCTGGTCGATTGCCGAATGCTCGCACCACGAAA comes from Actimicrobium sp. CCC2.4 and encodes:
- the lpxD gene encoding UDP-3-O-(3-hydroxymyristoyl)glucosamine N-acyltransferase, which codes for MPMLLADLVARLGGQLIGEAGLRISGIAPLDHAGQDHITFLTNPKLRASAATTQAAAIILSPADHALLGTEFAGSRIVTDNPYAYFARVAQVFAAGAALPYPAGIHPAACVDPSASIAPSAHVGPHVVIEADVAIGDDVVLEAGCFIGHGARIGAGTRFHARVTFQSRCEIGARGIIHSGAVIGADGFGFANERGAWIKIPQTGRVMIADDVEIGANTCIDRGALADTIIDEGVKLDNQIQIGHNCHIGAHTAMAGCVGVAGSAVIGKYCTFGGAAMVLGHLTIADKVHISSGSMVTRSIHEAGQYTGFYPLAKNADWEKTAVVVRNLGTMREKIRTLEKTVKSLTEKKNE
- the bamA gene encoding outer membrane protein assembly factor BamA — its product is MKLQSALYAPSVTPRRLIALAAFALCSGQALAVAPFTVKDIRVEGIQRTEAGTVFSYLPVRVGETFTDEKGSAAIKALYATGFFKDVRIEADGDVLVVLVEERPAIAAVDFTGIKEFDKDQLNKALKDIGLGESRTYDKALVDRAEQELKRQYLGRGLYGVIVTTTVTPVERNRVNITFAVDEGETARIRQINVVGNKAFGDSEIRSRIALSTPGWFTWYTKSDQYSKQKLTGDIEALKSFYLNRGYLEFQVESTQVSITPDKKDIYITINISEGEKYTVSSVKIEGETFGREEELRALMTLKAGELYAGDKLTASVKKISERMGNFGYAFANVNANPQIDRAKKEVAFTILIDPGKRVYVRRINVAGNTKTRDEVVRREFRQFENSWYDGEKIRLSRDRVDRLGYFKEVTIDTPEVSGTTDQVDINMAVTEKPTGNILIGAGFSSSEKLTLTGSIQQANAFGSGTTIGLDVNTSKRNRTIALSQSNPYFTDDGVSRSYETFLRTTRPPDINTGDYRVQQLGANMKFGVPFSELDTVFFGAGVERTRVETFTGNPLHNDSPELYKTYVRNFGDGTNATTNSFPLTIAWQRDSRDSALSPSAGRYQRANLEVAPLGDLKYYRAIYQHQYFLPLFRTITLATNAELDYGRGFGGKAYPIFKNFYAGGIGSVRGFDSSSLGPKALNGDPLGGSSRVIMNAELQFPFPGSGADRSLRWYTFVDGGNVFADRQKIQFSEMRYSAGIGISWVSPVGPLRLSYGKPLNAKPDDRQQSFQFQLGQGF
- a CDS encoding OmpH family outer membrane protein, with protein sequence MASQAHAQESRIGFVNTERIFREATPAKTAQVKIDQEFSKREKELQEVAARLKAMSEKLDKDVAVITESDRSRRQRELTDLDKDFQRKQREFREDLNQRKNEELASVLERTTRVIKQIAEAEKYDIVFQDAVYASPRIDITDKVLKALNK
- the fabZ gene encoding 3-hydroxyacyl-ACP dehydratase FabZ yields the protein MNSLDINQIKLYLPHRYPMLLVDRVLTWESGKTITAIKNVTANEEFFNGHFPHKPVMPGVLMIEALAQTAALLSFLSLGQKPDENSIVYFLGIDGARFKRPVIPGDQIRMDVEIVRHTRGIWKYKARATVDGQLAVEAELMCTMRSATDATQPVVG
- the lpxA gene encoding acyl-ACP--UDP-N-acetylglucosamine O-acyltransferase; this encodes MRIHPTALIDPKAVLDSTVEVGAYSIIGPDVEIGAGTKIGPHVVIDGHTRIGAGNTFFQFSSIGAAPQDKKYAGEPTRLEIGDRNVIREFCTFNIGTAQDVGVTRLGNDNWMMAYVHLAHDCQVGNHTIFANNAQLAGHVQVGDWAIMGGFSNVHQFCKIGAHAMVGMSTSLTQDVPPFVMLSGNPAAAHGINVEGLKRRGYSREQITAIRHAYKLIYKSGLTMEQAKAALQAEEASVAAGCVPALVLMREFLENTSRGIVR
- the lpxB gene encoding lipid-A-disaccharide synthase, with translation MVAGESSGDLLASRLLAGLRPQLPQARMHGIGGPHMAEYGFTSDWPMEKLSVRGLFEVLAHYREITNIRNSLRAGLMAERPSVFIGVDAPDFNLGLETDLKKAGIPTMHFISPSIWAWRGGRIKKIERAVSHMLVVFPFEEAIYRNAGIAATYVGHPLAEIIPMTPDVAAARIALKLPPRATVVAIMPGSRMSELKYNAAAFVAAASLLQERDPMIRFIAPMAGLEQGRYFTELVDAAGLSEVPVQLLYDQSHLAMAAADIVLVASGTASLEVALFKKPMVIAYKMLRASWEIMRHMGYQPWVGLPNILAQEFIVPELLQQAATPQAMADALWQQLNDVNGRATLVERFTHMHHALLRDTARESANAVLALIDQSRPATS